One Candidatus Eisenbacteria bacterium genomic window, AGGAGTCGGTCGGTCCCGACGCGCGCTGGCTCCACCTCGGCCTCACGTCGTCCGATCTTCTCGACACGACGCTCGCGCTCCAAATCCGCGAGGCGACGGCGCTCCTCGCGCGCGAGGGGCGCGCGCTCGCCGGCGCGCTCCGCGAGAAGGCGCTCCGCTACAAGGATCTCGTCGCGATCGGCCGCACGCACGGGATCTACGCCGAGCCGATCACTTACGGCATCAAGTTCGCGGCTTGGAAGCTCGAGATCGAGCGGGCGCTCCGGCGCGTCGAGGAAGCCGCCAAGGAAGCGGCGGTCGGGAAGCTCTCCGGCGCGGTCGGCACCTTCGCGCACAATCCCCCCGAGATCGAAGAAGAGGTGCTCTCCGCGCTCGATCTTCGCCCTGAGCCGATCGCAAGCCAGATCGTCCACCGGGATCGGCACGCCGCCTACCTTGCCGCGCTCGCCCTTCTCGGCGGATCGCTCGAGAAGATGGCGACGGAGATCCGCGCGCTCCAGAAGAGCGACGTCGGCGAGGTCGAGGAGCCGTTCCGCAAGAAGCAAAAGGGATCGTCGGCGATGCCTCACAAACGGAACCCGATCGTGTGCGAGCGGATCGCCGGATTGGCGCGCCTCCTCCGCGGGTACGCGCTTCCGGCGATGGAGAACATCGCGCTCTGGCACGAGAGGGACATCTCGCATTCCTCCGCGGAGCGCGTGATCCTTCCCGACGCGACGATCCTCGCCGACTACATGCTCCATCGCTTCACCGAGGTGATCCGCGATCTTCGGATCGACGAGGAGCGTGTCGCGGAAAACCTGTGCGCGGCGAGGAACGGCTACGGCACGCAGGCGCTCCTCCTCGCGCTCGCGCGGAAGGGGCTTTCGCGGCGCGACGCGTACCGGCTCGTGCAGAAGCGCGCGCACGAGGCGCTCGAGGAGGGGACGAGCCTCGAGGAGCTTCTCGTCGCGGACGAGGAGGTGCGCGCGCATCTCGAAGAAGATGAGATCCGGAGAGCCTTCGGGCTCGATACGCACCGGAAGCACGTCGACTACCTGCTCCGGCGCGCGGGGGTTCTCGCGTGAGGGAACCCCTTTTCGCCCCCTCGGTCTCCCTCACGGACGACGAACGCCGGCGCGTCCGCGATCTCCTCGGACGCGATCCGACCGACGTCGAGCTTCAGATCTTCGACATTCTTTGGAGCGAGCACTGCTCGTACAAGTCGAGCCGCGCCGCGCTCCGCCGTCTCCCGACCGAGGGGCCCACGGTCGTTCTCGGGCCGGGGGAGGACGCGGGCGTTCTCCGCTTCGCCGAATGGGAAGGGAAGCGTTATGCGATCGTGATCGCGCACGAGAGCCACAACCATCCTTCGCAGGTCGTTCCGGTCGAGGGGGCGGCGACCGGGATCGGCGGGATCGTGCGGGACGTCGTCTGCATGGGGGCGGAGGTGATCGGCGTTCTTGATCCGCTCCGCTTCGGCGACCCGCGCGGCGAGCACGCGCACCGATCGATCGATATCGCGCGCGGCGTCGTCAAGGGGATCGCGCTCTACGCGAACGCGCTCGGCGTCCCGAACCTCGGGGGCGATGTCCGCTTCGATCCTTCGTACGATGATAATTGCCTCGTGAACGTCGTGGCGATCGGCCTCGTGGAGGAAGACCGCGTGATCCCGAGCGCCGTTCCGCCGGAGGGGAGGCGGGAGCCGTACGTGTTCCTTCTCGTCGGGAAGCCGACCGACGCGAGCGGCTTCGGCGGAGCGACGCTCGCCTCGGCGGTTCTGGACGACGCGCCGGCCGAGAACCGGGGCGCCGTCCAGGTCGCCGATCCGTTCCTAAAGCGCGTCTTGAACGTCGCGCTCGCGGATCTCTTCCGGCTCGCGCGCGAGAAGGAGATCCCGATCGGCTGCAAGGATCTCGGGGCGGGGGGGATCTCGTGCATGGCCTCCGAGCTCGCCGACCGGGGCGGGATGGGGGTCGCGATCGACTTCGAGGCGATTCCGCTCGCCGAGGAGATTCCTCCTTTTGTCGCGCTCGTCTCCGAGACGCAGGAACGCTACGGCCTTGCGGTCCCCGAACGCTTCGCGGAGGAGGTCCTCGATCTTTTTAACGTCAAGTATGAGCTCCCCTCGATCGTTCGCGGAGCGCGCGCGGCGGTCGTCGGGCGCTTCACGGAAGAGAAGAGGGTCCGCATCCGGCAGGGGGGAACGCTCGTCTGCGATGCCGCGACCGAAGCGATCACCTGTCCCGTGCTCGCTGATCGCGAGGCGAAAGCCCCGTCGCGCCCGAAGGAGAAGGCGTTCTCCGGCTTCGACGGGGATCTCGGGGAGGCGCTTCTTCGCATGCTCCGCTCGCCGAACGGCGGCTCCGCGGAGCCGATCTTCCGCTCGTACGACACGGAGGTGCAGGGGCGCGCGGTGATCCGTCCGGGAGAGGCGGACGCGTCGGTTCTCCTTCCGATCCCCGGGTGCCCGGTCGGGCTCGCCGCGACGGCGGACGGGAACCCGTGGTACGGGCTTCTCGACCCGCGCGCGGCGGGCGTGCTCGCGGTGGCGGAGGGAGCGCGGAACCTCGCCGCGGTCGGGGCGGAGCCTCTCGGGATGACCGATTGCCTGAACTACGGGAACCCCGAGGATCCCTTCGTGTATCAACAGTTCATCGAGGGGGTCGAGGGGATTCGCGAGGGGGCCGCCGCGATCGGTCTTCGCGGGCGGCCGGAGTGTCCGATCCCGATCGTGAGCGGGAATGTCAGCTTCTACAACGAGTCGGCCCGCGGCCGGTCGATCGCTCCCTCGCCGATCCTCTGCCTCGTCGGGCGCGTTCGGGATGCCTCGCGCGCGGCGACGATCGGCCTCAAGGGGCCGGGCGGAAGGATCCTCCTCGTCGGGGATCGCTACGACGATCTCGGCGGATCGCTCTTCCTTCGCGAGGTCCGCGGCCTTCTCGGAGAGAAGCCGCCGGTGTTCCGCGCGGCGGAGGAGCGGGAGGCGATCCACCTCGTGAGCCGGCTCGTGGAGGAGGGGCTCGTCCGCGCGGCGCACGACATCTCGGAGGGGGGACTCCTCGGCGCTCACGCGGAGATGGTCGACGGGGCGGGCGATCCCAAAGTCGGCGCGGCGATCGCGATCGACGCGGTCGGTCGCGGGCTCCCGGACGAGGTCCGTCTCTTCTCCGAGTCGGGCGGTTTCCTTCTCGAGGTCGAGGAGAAGGATGCGGAGGGGATCGTCGAGAGAGGTCGCCGTCTCGGCGTCCCGATCTTCGCGATCGGAAGGGTCGACGGCGCGGGACGCCTTCTCGTCGAGCGGGAGGGGAAGGCGATCGTCGAGGTCGGGCGCGCCGCGATCGGCGAGGCGCGCCGCGAGGCGCTCGCCTCGATCTTCACGGGAGTTTGATGTGCGAAGCAAACGGGCCGCGGTGATCCGGTTCCCCGGCGTGAACTGCGAAGAGGAGACGGCGCGCGCGCTCCGCCGTCTCGGTCTCGAGGCGGAGATCGTCCGGTGGAACGAGGGAGAAGGCCTTCTCGATCGCTGCGACGGGTTCGTTCTTCCCGGCGGGTTCTCGTATCAGGACCGGGTGCGCGCGGGGGCGATCGCCTCGCGGGAGCCGATCCTCGAGACGGTCGCGCGGGCGGCGGCGCGCGGGGCGCCGATCCTCGGGATCTGCAACGGCGCGCAGATCCTCGTCGAGGCGGGGCTCGTCCCGGGGCTCGACGGGGAGAGGATCGAGGCCGCTCTCGCGCCGAACCGGATGCCGCATCGGACCG contains:
- a CDS encoding adenylosuccinate lyase, whose amino-acid sequence is MIRRYTRPEMGAVWEDERRFSHWLRIEIAVAEAMARRGTVPEEAVRAIRASARFDVARIAEIESETRHDVIAFLECVEESVGPDARWLHLGLTSSDLLDTTLALQIREATALLAREGRALAGALREKALRYKDLVAIGRTHGIYAEPITYGIKFAAWKLEIERALRRVEEAAKEAAVGKLSGAVGTFAHNPPEIEEEVLSALDLRPEPIASQIVHRDRHAAYLAALALLGGSLEKMATEIRALQKSDVGEVEEPFRKKQKGSSAMPHKRNPIVCERIAGLARLLRGYALPAMENIALWHERDISHSSAERVILPDATILADYMLHRFTEVIRDLRIDEERVAENLCAARNGYGTQALLLALARKGLSRRDAYRLVQKRAHEALEEGTSLEELLVADEEVRAHLEEDEIRRAFGLDTHRKHVDYLLRRAGVLA
- the purL gene encoding phosphoribosylformylglycinamidine synthase subunit PurL: MREPLFAPSVSLTDDERRRVRDLLGRDPTDVELQIFDILWSEHCSYKSSRAALRRLPTEGPTVVLGPGEDAGVLRFAEWEGKRYAIVIAHESHNHPSQVVPVEGAATGIGGIVRDVVCMGAEVIGVLDPLRFGDPRGEHAHRSIDIARGVVKGIALYANALGVPNLGGDVRFDPSYDDNCLVNVVAIGLVEEDRVIPSAVPPEGRREPYVFLLVGKPTDASGFGGATLASAVLDDAPAENRGAVQVADPFLKRVLNVALADLFRLAREKEIPIGCKDLGAGGISCMASELADRGGMGVAIDFEAIPLAEEIPPFVALVSETQERYGLAVPERFAEEVLDLFNVKYELPSIVRGARAAVVGRFTEEKRVRIRQGGTLVCDAATEAITCPVLADREAKAPSRPKEKAFSGFDGDLGEALLRMLRSPNGGSAEPIFRSYDTEVQGRAVIRPGEADASVLLPIPGCPVGLAATADGNPWYGLLDPRAAGVLAVAEGARNLAAVGAEPLGMTDCLNYGNPEDPFVYQQFIEGVEGIREGAAAIGLRGRPECPIPIVSGNVSFYNESARGRSIAPSPILCLVGRVRDASRAATIGLKGPGGRILLVGDRYDDLGGSLFLREVRGLLGEKPPVFRAAEEREAIHLVSRLVEEGLVRAAHDISEGGLLGAHAEMVDGAGDPKVGAAIAIDAVGRGLPDEVRLFSESGGFLLEVEEKDAEGIVERGRRLGVPIFAIGRVDGAGRLLVEREGKAIVEVGRAAIGEARREALASIFTGV